The genomic segment CGAAAATAATAATAGAGGAATAAAAATAATATGTATTAAAGGAAGTTACCAGTTAGTTACGAAAGCTGAAAATTCAGATTATATACAGAAGCTTCTAAAGAAAAACAAAAGACAATCTTTATCCCAAGCATCTATAGAGAGTTTAGCCATAATTGCTTATAAGCAGCCTATAACAAGAATTGATATTGACGAAATTAGAGGCGTTAAATCAGAGAGTGCTCTTCAAAGACTTTTAGAAAAAGATCTTATAAAAGAGGTCGGCAGACTAGAAGTGCCTGGTAGACCAATCTTATATGGAACAACAGATGAATTTTTAAGACAATTTGAATTGAAAGATTTAAAGGAACTTCCTTCTTTAGATTTATTTGGGCAAGAAGATGTTCAGGAAGATCATGGACAGGAATAAAATTTAAGGATATATTATCGGAAGTAATAAATATATTAATATTTGAAATTTTAAAAAACAATAAAATTTATTTTTAAATTTCTTGCATTTATTTTATTAAATTTGAGAGAGAAATAGTGTATTATTGAACAACTACTTCTCTCTTGAATTAAAAATTAGGAGCAATTTAAATATTATCGCTATCACTGCAATAACATTCTTCGGAATTATTATCAACAGTAGTAGTATTGACAGTAGCAGATTTTTTATTCTTTCCACATATATCTTTTACTAAACTTTTTACAATATCTAAGATTTGAGGAACTGTATCTACAATTCTATCATATGTAGTATCTTGATCTACAGGTAGCATTCTAACACCATCTTGTTTAACAACTAGGAATGCTACAGGTTTAACAGAAACCCCTGCTCCAGAGCCGCCTCCAAAAGGAAATGTTGTACTTGTGATATTTTGCTTTAAATTTAGACATTCACTTCCACCAGAAGCGAATCCAAAGCTTAATCTTGAAACTGGAACGATATAAGTTCCATCTTTTGTTTCTATAGCTTTCCCTATTACTGTGTTTACATCAATCATATCCTTAAGATTTTCCATAGTACTTTTCATTAAGTTTTCGACATGTTGTTCACTTGACATAATAAATCCCCTTTACTAAGGGGTCACCTCCCTTGTTTCTCATTGTTTTTTAACAAATTAATTATTATATATATAATGTTTGCAAGTGATAAGAAAATTATACTTGAAGTTTCAATTTTTAGTAAAAATTTATCCTCAAATAGAGGGGTTATTTTAAAATTAAATCTCTTTATATTAAAAATGTAATTAAGGAGAATATAAGTTAATGATGTTGTATTATATATAATTCCATAGAAAATTGCAGTTCTTGCAGCATCGTTTAGGGAATAGTCCAAGGACAAATTTATTTTTAACAGTGGCTTGTATTTTAAACTACTTAAAGTAGAAATCAGATGCTTGAAATTTATTTTACTATTAATTTTTGAAAAAAATTTATGCTTATTTTTAATTAAAGGCGAATTTTTGAGTTTTTTTATACGTGTCGCTCTTTTCTTATTTCTAGAGATAAGATTAAATCCATATAATTTTATATAATAATCTATTGTAGAATAGTAAATACTAAATTTAATAGGGATAGGAATAAAAAATATTAATAAGACCACTAAAAAGACATAAAATAATTTCATAAAATTCCTCCAAACTATATCT from the Clostridium beijerinckii genome contains:
- the scpB gene encoding SMC-Scp complex subunit ScpB encodes the protein MSNDKGIQIPFIDDKKKDSLKSAIESLLFASGEPLSLQDLVNHLEEKNKLIEIIIHEMMEEYENNNRGIKIICIKGSYQLVTKAENSDYIQKLLKKNKRQSLSQASIESLAIIAYKQPITRIDIDEIRGVKSESALQRLLEKDLIKEVGRLEVPGRPILYGTTDEFLRQFELKDLKELPSLDLFGQEDVQEDHGQE
- the ytfJ gene encoding GerW family sporulation protein, which encodes MSSEQHVENLMKSTMENLKDMIDVNTVIGKAIETKDGTYIVPVSRLSFGFASGGSECLNLKQNITSTTFPFGGGSGAGVSVKPVAFLVVKQDGVRMLPVDQDTTYDRIVDTVPQILDIVKSLVKDICGKNKKSATVNTTTVDNNSEECYCSDSDNI
- a CDS encoding DUF2953 domain-containing protein, whose protein sequence is MKLFYVFLVVLLIFFIPIPIKFSIYYSTIDYYIKLYGFNLISRNKKRATRIKKLKNSPLIKNKHKFFSKINSKINFKHLISTLSSLKYKPLLKINLSLDYSLNDAARTAIFYGIIYNTTSLTYILLNYIFNIKRFNFKITPLFEDKFLLKIETSSIIFLSLANIIYIIINLLKNNEKQGR